One Pirellulales bacterium DNA window includes the following coding sequences:
- a CDS encoding DUF1559 domain-containing protein, translated as MTYRQRGFTLVELLVCIAILGIIFALLLPALQATREAGRRSACANNLLRIALATASYESAYGYYPPGVTDLKGPILSRARGLHHGWIERLLPYLDERLAYEKIDFTTSVYDPKNAAVRNLRLPELICPSDTVIDDGPHSSYAACQNDTESLIDADNRGVFFLNSQLRPKDITDGLAYTLFVAEKQSEGNGTDLGWTSGTRATLRNTGTDLNRTGPRALVSQSFVAGPPPDPANPTESLVPPSTELPPARFRMSPYGEGPVPIVAGDQPPLTPVADFPPAMPVTIERPTTPEPIALREDGTPILPPPPKPKHPPVWELPNYVGGFGSDHSGGIVVAALGDGSVRYLLETIDPSCLKLLGNRADGHVIDLKELEK; from the coding sequence ATGACATACCGGCAGCGCGGATTCACGCTGGTGGAACTCCTGGTCTGCATCGCCATCTTGGGGATCATCTTCGCGCTCTTGTTACCCGCTCTGCAAGCGACCCGAGAGGCGGGGCGGCGGTCGGCCTGCGCAAACAACCTGCTTCGGATTGCCTTGGCAACCGCGAGTTATGAGTCGGCCTACGGCTACTATCCGCCCGGCGTAACTGATCTCAAGGGGCCAATCCTCAGCCGGGCCCGCGGCCTGCATCATGGCTGGATCGAGCGGCTCTTGCCGTATCTCGATGAGCGGCTGGCCTACGAGAAGATCGATTTCACCACGAGCGTTTACGATCCCAAGAATGCCGCGGTTCGCAACTTGCGGCTGCCGGAGCTGATCTGCCCGTCGGACACGGTAATCGATGACGGGCCGCACAGCAGCTATGCCGCTTGCCAAAACGACACCGAGAGCCTAATCGATGCCGACAATCGCGGCGTCTTCTTCTTGAACAGCCAGTTGCGGCCGAAAGACATTACGGACGGGCTAGCGTACACGCTCTTCGTCGCCGAGAAACAGAGCGAAGGGAATGGGACAGACCTCGGATGGACGTCGGGGACGAGGGCGACCTTGCGGAACACCGGGACCGATCTGAATCGGACCGGGCCGCGAGCCCTCGTTTCGCAGTCATTCGTGGCAGGCCCGCCGCCGGACCCGGCCAATCCGACCGAGTCGCTCGTCCCGCCATCCACCGAATTGCCGCCGGCGAGATTCAGGATGAGCCCGTACGGGGAGGGCCCCGTTCCCATTGTGGCTGGGGACCAACCGCCGCTGACGCCCGTCGCCGATTTTCCTCCGGCGATGCCCGTCACGATCGAACGTCCAACAACTCCCGAGCCGATCGCGCTGCGCGAAGATGGAACTCCCATTTTGCCGCCGCCTCCAAAGCCAAAGCATCCACCCGTCTGGGAGCTTCCGAATTACGTGGGCGGCTTCGGCAGCGACCATAGCGGCGGGATCGTGGTCGCGGCACTGGGCGATGGCTCGGTGCGATACCTCCTCGAAACGATCGATCCGAGCTGCCTGAAGCTGCTCGGCAACCGGGCCGACGGACACGTGATCGATTTGAAGGAACTGGAGAAGTAG
- a CDS encoding YebC/PmpR family DNA-binding transcriptional regulator: protein MAGHSHWANISRKKSLVDNKRGKLWSKLAKAIIVAAKLGGGDPAMNLRLRYAIDAARAVSMPNDNINRAIKTGSGELASGNLEEMFYEGYGAGGVAVMCEILTDNRNRTAPEIRKIFEMCDGKLGATGCVAWMFERKGLLMIPADKLDEEKLLEAALEAGADDVKRNGDKFEVTCDPQSFGAVCEALTAAGIEPESKEITRLPTSTVDLDDPETARKVLNLMERLDNHDDVQSVASNFNIPDEAMAQIAGG from the coding sequence ATGGCAGGTCATTCCCATTGGGCTAATATCTCTCGCAAGAAATCCCTGGTCGACAACAAGCGCGGCAAGCTCTGGAGCAAGCTGGCCAAGGCGATCATCGTGGCGGCGAAGTTGGGGGGCGGCGATCCGGCCATGAACCTCCGCCTTCGCTATGCGATCGACGCCGCCCGGGCCGTGAGCATGCCCAACGACAACATCAACCGGGCCATCAAAACGGGCAGCGGCGAGCTGGCCAGCGGCAATCTCGAGGAAATGTTCTACGAAGGATATGGCGCCGGCGGCGTGGCCGTCATGTGCGAAATCCTCACCGACAACCGCAACCGCACGGCACCCGAAATCCGCAAAATCTTCGAGATGTGCGACGGCAAGCTCGGGGCGACCGGCTGCGTCGCCTGGATGTTCGAGCGCAAGGGGTTGCTCATGATTCCGGCCGATAAGTTGGACGAAGAGAAACTCCTGGAAGCGGCGCTCGAGGCGGGAGCCGACGACGTGAAGCGGAACGGCGATAAGTTCGAGGTCACCTGCGATCCGCAATCGTTCGGCGCCGTCTGCGAGGCCCTAACCGCCGCCGGCATCGAACCGGAATCGAAGGAAATCACGCGGCTCCCCACATCGACCGTCGATCTCGACGATCCGGAAACGGCCCGCAAAGTGCTGAACCTCATGGAACGGCTAGACAACCACGACGACGTGCAAAGTGTCGCCTCGAACTTCAACATCCCCGACGAGGCGATGGCCCAGATTGCGGGCGGATGA
- a CDS encoding (5-formylfuran-3-yl)methyl phosphate synthase: MTALLVSVRDADEARDALEAGADLIDVKEPSAGSLGAASPAMIAAIVRVVGSRRPLSVALGEVAARDADLKPSVDGDHYFNGIQFAKLGLAGCAARPAWRDDWGRALTELPASVSSVAVVYADWQIAHSPEPGEVIDQGNRLGCRAMLIDTFDKRGRGLLGLWSIDELRTRIAAARAAGMLIVLGGQVTELHLPRLLPLEADFIAVRGAVCRGDRSGRLDPARVTLLKHRLNPGRNRLSC; this comes from the coding sequence ATGACCGCTCTCCTGGTGAGCGTGCGCGACGCCGACGAGGCGCGAGACGCACTCGAAGCGGGTGCCGACCTGATCGACGTCAAAGAGCCCAGCGCCGGCTCGCTCGGCGCCGCGTCGCCCGCGATGATCGCCGCGATCGTCCGCGTCGTCGGCTCGCGGCGGCCCCTGAGCGTCGCGCTGGGCGAAGTCGCGGCGAGAGACGCCGACTTGAAACCGAGCGTTGACGGCGACCACTATTTCAACGGCATCCAGTTCGCGAAGCTGGGCCTGGCGGGCTGCGCGGCTCGACCGGCTTGGCGCGACGATTGGGGGCGCGCGCTCACCGAATTGCCCGCAAGTGTTTCGTCGGTCGCTGTCGTCTACGCAGATTGGCAAATTGCGCATTCGCCCGAGCCAGGCGAAGTGATCGACCAAGGGAATCGGCTCGGCTGCCGGGCTATGCTGATCGACACTTTCGACAAGCGCGGCCGTGGCCTGCTCGGCCTATGGTCGATCGACGAATTGCGGACGCGCATCGCCGCTGCCCGTGCGGCCGGAATGCTCATCGTTTTGGGGGGCCAAGTGACGGAACTTCACCTACCACGTCTGCTACCGCTCGAAGCTGACTTCATCGCCGTGCGCGGCGCCGTTTGTCGCGGCGACCGCTCCGGCCGCCTCGACCCGGCCCGCGTCACTCTGCTCAAGCATCGACTCAATCCCGGGCGCAATCGATTAAGTTGCTAG
- a CDS encoding tetratricopeptide repeat protein, with translation LRELVPLAYSLNRRAEALRYAVKLAEQEDSDSALPRRIGSYVAEQGELKRGAKLLEKALRIEEADSKPTAAQTQIRVELGRLYFLMAHYADAAPLFDKVLPALEKPKDFGLTADESRKLIGDDGLTYELIGATFLEVNRPQAASKAFEKLNEFAPNAAVLALNLARVDEKSNRPAEALKKLETYFDSHPAELSPASLEFLKTALGEVHQSDQFLPRLEKLHGALPESVALDFFLAEQYRQLGKLAEARPLYEAVLKKAPTAEAYRALVEVYRKTDQTEALLKMLGDVVEKSGSFEVLDKDAKGVTGDNRLAAKLYQIARDQLGKADKADATALRGAAALAAERKQFDVAEEFYNLALKADPKDNAEMLLSWGLELFLAQKDAAAAKVFQRGIDEGKLPDDKPAFEFYLAGALEMEGKTDEALAVVRKIIEQKKPKDARYAARLPWILFHAKCNEEAYKAYKELIARFDDDFSSEENRDTLREAREALSSVCVTLKNLPEAEEWLQQALDEFPDDVGAHNDLGYLWADEGKHLKRALAMIQQAIAAEPENIAYRDSLGWALFRLGRDDEAIEELKKATAGESPDATILEHLGDVYEHVHKSADALDTWNRALKGYEKDKDDERIKIVHEKIVKLQSAVQAQK, from the coding sequence CTCCGCGAACTCGTGCCGTTGGCCTACAGTCTGAATCGCCGCGCGGAGGCGCTCCGCTATGCCGTCAAGCTGGCCGAGCAGGAAGATTCCGATTCGGCGCTCCCGCGCCGGATCGGCTCATACGTCGCGGAACAGGGCGAATTGAAACGGGGGGCGAAGTTGTTGGAAAAGGCCCTCCGCATTGAAGAAGCCGACTCCAAGCCGACGGCGGCCCAGACGCAGATTCGCGTCGAGTTGGGGCGGCTGTATTTCCTGATGGCCCACTATGCCGATGCCGCTCCGTTGTTCGACAAAGTGCTGCCGGCCTTGGAAAAGCCAAAAGACTTCGGTCTTACCGCCGACGAATCCCGGAAACTGATTGGCGACGACGGCCTGACGTACGAACTCATCGGCGCCACCTTCCTCGAAGTGAACCGTCCTCAAGCCGCGAGCAAAGCTTTCGAGAAGCTGAATGAATTCGCGCCAAACGCGGCGGTGCTAGCGCTGAATCTGGCTCGTGTGGATGAGAAATCGAACCGTCCCGCCGAAGCCCTCAAGAAGCTTGAAACGTATTTCGATTCGCATCCGGCCGAGTTAAGTCCGGCATCGCTCGAGTTCCTCAAGACCGCTCTGGGCGAGGTCCATCAATCGGATCAGTTCCTGCCGCGTCTCGAAAAGCTGCATGGAGCGCTGCCGGAATCCGTCGCGCTGGATTTCTTTCTCGCCGAGCAATACCGTCAGTTGGGCAAGCTCGCCGAGGCCCGGCCGCTTTATGAGGCGGTGCTCAAGAAAGCGCCCACGGCCGAGGCCTATCGCGCGCTGGTCGAGGTCTATCGCAAGACGGACCAGACCGAGGCGCTATTGAAGATGCTCGGCGACGTGGTCGAAAAGAGCGGCTCGTTCGAGGTCTTGGACAAGGACGCCAAGGGCGTGACCGGCGACAATCGACTTGCCGCCAAGCTCTACCAGATTGCGCGCGACCAACTTGGCAAAGCCGACAAAGCCGATGCGACGGCCCTGCGCGGGGCGGCCGCCTTGGCCGCCGAGCGGAAGCAATTCGACGTCGCGGAGGAATTCTACAATCTGGCCCTCAAGGCCGACCCCAAGGACAATGCTGAGATGCTATTGTCGTGGGGTCTCGAATTGTTCTTGGCCCAGAAGGACGCCGCGGCGGCCAAGGTCTTCCAGCGCGGCATCGACGAAGGAAAGCTGCCGGACGACAAGCCGGCCTTCGAGTTCTATCTGGCGGGAGCGCTCGAAATGGAAGGCAAGACCGACGAGGCGTTGGCCGTCGTCCGCAAGATTATCGAGCAGAAGAAGCCGAAAGACGCCCGCTATGCCGCCCGGCTGCCGTGGATCCTGTTCCACGCCAAGTGCAACGAAGAGGCGTATAAAGCATATAAGGAATTGATCGCCCGTTTTGACGACGATTTTTCGTCCGAGGAGAACCGCGATACGCTCCGCGAGGCCCGCGAGGCGCTCTCAAGCGTTTGCGTCACGCTGAAGAACTTGCCCGAGGCCGAAGAATGGTTGCAGCAGGCGCTCGATGAGTTTCCGGACGACGTGGGCGCCCACAACGACCTGGGCTATCTCTGGGCCGATGAAGGAAAGCACCTCAAGCGGGCTCTGGCGATGATCCAGCAAGCGATCGCAGCCGAGCCGGAAAATATCGCCTATCGCGATAGCCTCGGTTGGGCGCTTTTCCGCCTGGGCCGCGACGACGAAGCAATCGAGGAACTCAAGAAAGCCACGGCCGGCGAAAGCCCGGACGCCACGATCCTCGAACATTTGGGCGACGTTTACGAGCACGTCCATAAATCCGCCGATGCGCTCGACACCTGGAATCGGGCCCTCAAGGGATACGAGAAAGACAAGGATGACGAAAGAATCAAAATCGTCCACGAGAAGATCGTGAAGTTGCAATCCGCGGTTCAGGCACAGAAGTGA
- a CDS encoding HRDC domain-containing protein codes for MSHLHITTAGQLADFTARLAGVETIAFDTEFVSEDTYRSDLCLIQVAVGEELAVIDPLTAGDVTPFWEAIASGGHETIVHAGREELVFCLAAAGRRPARLFDIQIAAGLVGYEYPAGYGALLAKVLGERPQKGETRTDWRRRPLSQQQIEYALDDVRYLRAIRDRLHAKLSAMGRLEWMQTEMTAWQDDVETARSAERWRRVSGTNGLSSRSLAIVRELWRWREAEAARRDSPVRRVLRDDLIVELAKRRSADPKQIRAVRGLDRGDLQRLLPKLAEHVALALDLPESELPRTERRETPNQINLLGQFLSAALSSICRSAQIAPSIVGTASDVRELIAFRMGYGGDEPPALAQGWRAEIVGQLIDDLLAGRKSIRIGDPTSEEPLVFDPTNVEGGRREA; via the coding sequence TTGTCGCACCTGCACATCACTACCGCCGGTCAACTCGCCGACTTTACGGCTCGGCTGGCCGGCGTCGAGACCATCGCCTTCGACACCGAGTTCGTTTCCGAAGACACCTACCGCTCCGATCTATGCCTGATTCAAGTGGCGGTCGGCGAAGAGTTGGCGGTGATCGATCCGCTCACGGCCGGCGACGTGACCCCCTTTTGGGAAGCAATCGCTTCCGGCGGGCATGAAACCATTGTCCATGCCGGACGCGAGGAATTGGTCTTCTGCCTTGCGGCGGCGGGCCGGCGGCCGGCTCGGCTGTTCGACATTCAGATCGCCGCCGGGCTGGTCGGCTACGAGTATCCTGCCGGTTACGGAGCGCTGTTGGCCAAGGTGCTTGGAGAGCGGCCACAAAAGGGCGAGACACGAACCGATTGGCGCCGACGGCCGCTGAGCCAGCAACAGATTGAATACGCCCTGGACGACGTGCGGTATTTACGCGCGATCCGCGACCGGCTGCACGCCAAGCTCTCCGCGATGGGCCGGCTCGAATGGATGCAGACCGAAATGACCGCCTGGCAGGACGACGTCGAGACGGCGCGCTCTGCCGAGCGGTGGCGGCGCGTCTCGGGGACCAACGGCCTCTCAAGCCGGTCGCTGGCGATCGTCCGCGAGTTGTGGCGCTGGCGCGAGGCGGAGGCGGCCCGCCGCGATTCGCCGGTCCGCCGCGTGCTTCGCGACGATCTGATCGTCGAACTTGCAAAGCGGCGCTCCGCCGATCCGAAGCAAATCCGCGCGGTCCGCGGGCTGGATCGCGGCGATTTGCAGCGCCTGCTCCCCAAGTTAGCCGAGCATGTCGCCTTGGCGCTCGATCTGCCCGAATCCGAGTTGCCACGCACCGAGCGCCGCGAGACGCCAAATCAAATCAACCTGCTGGGACAGTTTCTCTCCGCGGCGCTCTCCAGCATCTGCCGCTCGGCGCAGATCGCCCCAAGCATCGTCGGCACAGCGAGCGACGTTCGCGAATTGATCGCCTTCCGGATGGGCTACGGCGGCGACGAGCCGCCGGCTTTGGCCCAAGGCTGGCGCGCGGAAATCGTCGGACAATTGATCGACGATCTCCTGGCCGGCCGCAAGAGCATTCGGATCGGCGACCCGACGTCGGAGGAACCACTGGTGTTCGATCCAACGAATGTCGAAGGCGGGCGGCGAGAGGCCTAG